The Serinus canaria isolate serCan28SL12 chromosome Z, serCan2020, whole genome shotgun sequence genomic interval TTCAGCCCTTCAAAGCTTGTCTGCAGGAAGGTTTCCTTCACAGTATGGCACAGAACACTGTGGGGAAGCACTTGCAGAGCTGCCATCAAGCAGGTAGTAAATACAGCCTCACAAATAAGGTTCTGAACTCACACCTACAAAGGTTTGATTGTCTTTGCCCTTTTTTGGGCTCTGAGAGCTGCTTAATTCTAACACATTTAAAAGCAGACAGCTAGGCTTGGGCCACTTGCTCCTGCATGCTCAAGCATCAACatatcttttatttctctgctacTTCTATTTTATGTCCCCTTTTATGGTCTTGGTTTACTTCAGCATCTCTCTGTCCATTTAGCAGCCTCCTCTATTTCTGAGACAAAGGTTCAGTGCTGGGCAGGTGAAGATCAAAGGTGGCAGCAAGTGACTGAGGTGTTCAAACTCAAAGTGAAATGCTTTTTGATTTATGTACCCTTTGCTGACCAGTTCATCATGAACAGTgttccatttccattttcagaagacAGGCACTTTCATCTGTGCTTTAGATATATATTTTACCTCAAgcaaaatatatacacacacacatatttggGGTTGACTGTATTTCTGTATAGCCAAAGCTCTTTTTGTCCTGCTTTTTTGTAGCTCCACAAGCAGAAGTAATGATCCCTGCATATAGACCACCACTCTTTTCCAGGCCAAGAGGTCATACAATAAAGTAACCTGAAGACATTTAAGCACTTTTTGAAGATGTGTGCAGGTAGGAAGGCATTCATGAGTAAATCTGAAGTGCTCCACTGATAGCACCTCAGGTTCTCGAAATGGTTGTTCACTCTCTGTAAAATTACAATTTACAGATTGCATGCTGCAAAACCAACAGGAAAACTTCCACAGCCCTGCTTCTCATATTGCCCTCTCTCAAAAGCTTGCCCAGGAgctcaaagaaataaaacactacTATTTTGTTCATATACTTTTGAAGAATCTTGCATGGGAAAAAGAATATTAACCCCTTCAGGCAGCCTAGAAGTCTGCTGAATTTGCCTCACAATCTCAACAAGGGTATTTCTCCATCTTCTTAGGGATTTCTTGACTAATGTGAAGCCACTACTGCACATTTCCCTACAAAGCCCCCTTGGTGAAAACATAAATTTTCCTACCTGATATGCCAGGTACAAAACAGAGAATGGGTTTCACCAGCTGCCCTGAACAACTGCAATTAACAATTTATGAACCTGAAGCATGATGACACCAGAACATCTTAAGAGGCTTTTGTGCTACTGGAACAGCTCATTACCTCTGTTTGTCCACACAACCTGTTGCTCAGCAGCAGACTGAATTCTGGACCTTCTGATAATGTACCCTCTGGAAGAACTGGGGAGCtcccactgcaggaaaagccagcCAGACCTACTGCTCCCCTGGTTTTTCCATTAATGCTCATCCCAGGTCCACAAGAAGAACCTCTTCAAATCAAAACCTGCTTGCTTATTACAGAAGTGATGCTGCCTTGAATAACTCTGCTCCAAAACAATTCCTCCTGCAGCAACTCCATGGTGTAACTGCACTACTCCTTCTCCACCCTTCGTGTTCTGCTTGATCCTTGTTTGGATGCAGGTGAAGGCATGGGTCTGGCTGGGGTCCCTGCTCTTtctggcagccacagcccaaAAGTGCATGTCCTGCTGCAGATTCCTGGCTCTCAGTGCTAAATGCTAAAAGCACTCATGGTGAAAAGCGGATCTGATTACCCGgaggacaaaaaaacccaaataaatggAACCTCTTAAGCTGGGGAGGAGTTGGTGAAGCCTTAGACAATGACTGCTAAGGCTGGGTGTGCTGCAAAGTGCCATGTGTTCACCAGGAGAAGCCCACTGACACTGTAGGAGGGAGTGTGAGACATCCCCACTGCAATGCTGATGGAAAATCAAAGGGGATCTCTGCTGCACATGAGCTAACACATCTTTCTGGTTAACAGAGAGGAGAGAATTACATTGTGGTCTACATTATCCTCTAGTTAGCATGAAACAGTAAATCTCCACTTGCTTTCCCAGCCTTTAACGCTGTTGCTCAAGACTGAGCACATGGGAACATTCAGGGAAAATGAAGGTTTAAGGTTCTGTCTGGCTTGGTAGGAAAGGACTCCCTCTGGCAGAAATGAGGGGGAGGAAATACAGGGTTATGAGGGTGGGTGACATCACTGTGCAACAGCATCCCTCAACCAACAGAAATATGTTTCTTCACTTATCATCAACAGACCTAAATCCTCAGCAAAGTTACCACTCACTTAGAAATACAGTGAATAACTATCAGCATTCCTCCTCTCCGTCACTTTAGTATCTTATTGCTACTTTTTTATGCCTTTTATTTGGAGCAGGAATGATGAGGTAAGAGCATCTCTGTGGTGAACTGAAATATCACTAGAATTTGTTTCATCCCACATGTCCAGACATTTCCACTGGAGCATGGAGTATGTtagaagagagggaaaggggTTTAGCACCACATGAGCTCCATGTAAACATCAACCATACAGGAAACAACTTTCATTGCTTCCAGGTCAAGGTTTTATTCTCCAGTAAAAAGTAGtctacaaatatatatatattaaaaaaaccaaaatggcATGTCCTACATCTCCATAAATACAAACCTACACATCAAACGCCCAACTCCTCCACAGTGTCAGCACCCCTTGGAAATGTTTTATGAAGAGAGTTCTATTGTACTCCAGACAGATTTGCCTCAAGAATAAACAGAGTAGCTCCAGATTAAAGGAAATACTCCTTGCCAAGAACAGCACTAAAATTTTAATCAGTAAAATAAACATTCTTACTTCTTACTGTGTATACCTCATTGACTATTGTGTTATCTTCCACCAGCAGACACCCACACTCCCCTTGTCCCCCAACTCCCTGTCCTTCATAAAGTCATCCTTTCTTCCATCTTTACTTCCATCCAAAGAAACCTCTCATGTCTGTGAAAATTTCATGGCCTCATATAAAAGGACACAAGTGTTTTCATGTTGGAACTCcaaattaagggaaaaaaaaaaagctggcgTAATTTGGGTATCTTACACTGCTAAAATTATAAAAACCTGGATAATAAAACAGCAACCCCAGAGGTTAATTACAGCGAAGGTTTTCAGAAGACAAACACTCAGATGTTTGGTGTTCTTGGTCACAACACTATTTACAACTGGACACTTCTGAATTTAAATGCCAAAGTGATGGAAGACACTTAGGGaagaagaacattttatttaacaggAAATGACCTAATGGCAAAAGTGGAGAAGTCAAACACTCACCATCCCAAAGCCTGTCTGTTTTTCCACCTAGAATTACCTCCTGCTTCTACAAATATCATCTCCTTTGCACTAACCTGAGGTGACAGCAGTACTGAAGTTCTGTGGACAGCCCCAGACATTTCTGTGTCACAACTGCCCAATGGTTACTTGAAACCCACCACACCTAAATCGCAGTTCTGCTGATCACAGCTAGCATCCATATGATTAAAAAACATAAAGTTAGGTTTGTAGAAGTTTTCAAAAACTCTTCTAGAAATTCTCTCGCCTTAGAGAATACAAAACCATGATTTGAACAGACCACACAAGAGGACTTTGttgcttattttgaaaaatatttttagttttcttttagTTACATTGCTAAAGCTGTGTTTCAAACTTCTATCTGCAAACACCTATCTTGAAAACAAGCTAAAAGCCAGTTTCTGCTAGTTTCTTACCCACCCTAAGAATCAAAAATAAATCATTGCAACAATAGCCACATGTAGgacaatgttttatttctgtctctcatTTCTATATCTCTAATAAGCATCTAACAATGAAGCTACAAATCTAGGAGATTATTAATGCAGTATTAGCAAGGTTAGCAAGCTAATAAATTCTTGCAATAAAATTGCAACTAAGTGCTTGCCAATACCTTATTGCACTCTATTGTGAGGTACAAAATTAGGATTTTTATCTTTagagagaatattttcaaagcagGATCTGCATTATCACAGACTTCATCAGGAGATGCTGAAAGGCTGCAGTTGAACCCACACAGCTTGTGGATGTTTGAAATGATCAGGCCACGTACCCGGATTTATTTTTGTCCAGTAAGCTGGGAGCCAAGGATCTGATGTAGGCACAGGTACATATGAGCAGCAGGATCACAGTCAGCAGACTCTGGAAGTTGAAGATGGCAGACTGTGGAAGagaatcagggaaaaaaaagaattacatcTTTGCAGTGCAGAACTCCTCTTGAAGTTCTGGAAAAAACAGGTGACCCCTTAGCCGAAAAATGAAACCTACAATGAGCCAGAAAACCTTTCCATCAATGGAATACGGTGGTGGTAGTGAAAGTAGAGGTGAGGACTGACTGGCAAGGAAACCAGT includes:
- the TMEM167A gene encoding protein kish-A encodes the protein MSAIFNFQSLLTVILLLICTCAYIRSLAPSLLDKNKSGLLGIFWKCARIGERKSPYVAVCCVVMAFSILFMQ